ACACCGACCCCAACACCTCACCCGCCAACGGCACCGAGGCCGAACAGAAGGCCCGGCTGCTCCACTACCAGGACCTGATCAAGGTCGGCCTCACCGGCAACCTCGCCGACTACACCTTCACCGACACCCGGGGCCGCACCGTCAAGGGCTCGGCCGTCGACTACAACGGCGCCCCCGCCGGATACGCCGCCGTCCCCGGTGACGCCCTGGCCTACGCCGACGCCCACGACAACGAGACCCTCTACGACGCGCTCGCCTTCAAGCTGCCCGCCGGCACCCCGGCCGCCGACCGCGCCCGTATGCAGGTCGTCGCCATGGCCACCGCCACCCTCGCGCAGGGCCCCTCGCTCTCCCAGGCCGGCACCGACCTGCTGCGCTCCAAGTCGCTGGACCGCAACTCCTACGACAGCGGTGACTGGTTCAACGCCCTGCACTGGGACTGCCGCAAGGGCAACGGCTTCGGCCGCGGCCTGCCCCCGGCGGCCGACAACCAGGACAAGTGGTCCTACGGCAAGCCGCTGCTGTCCTCGGCCGCCCTCACCCCGGGCTGCGCCGAGATCACCGGAGCGTCCGCCGCCTACCAGGACCTGCTCACCATCCGCACCACCGAGAAGGAGTTCGGCCTCGCCACCACCGAGCAGGTGCAGCGGAACCTGTCCTTCCCGCTCTCCGGCACGAAGGAGACCCCCGGCGTCATCACCATGCGCCTGGGCGGCCTGGTCGTCGTCATGAACGCGACCCCCGGCACCGTGACCCAGCGGGTCGCGGACCTGGCCGGCGAGCGCTACATCCTGCACCCCGTGCAGGCTAAGGGCGCCGACCGGACCGTCAGGAAGGCGGCGTACGACCGCGCATCGGGCGGCTTCACCGTCCCGGGCCGCACGGTCGCCGTGTTCACCACGGGCTGAGTCCCGGCCCGCCGCACCCCGGCCGGCCCCGGCTCCGTACCCCCCGCGGGGACACGGAGCCGGGGCCGGCCCGCGTCCCCGTCCGTACAACGGACCGTCCTTGTGCGGCCGCCACACGCACGGAAAGCTGAACGCCGTCGCGCCCACCGGCCGGGCGGGCGCGACGGCACCACCGGACCCGACGCGTACACCCTCACCCTGGAGCGCCTGATGCCGCAGATCACCGTCGACTACTCCGCCGGACTCCACGACAGCTTCGACCGCCGCGGCTTCGCCCTGGCCCTGCACCCGCTCATCGCCGAGACCGTCTCCACCAAGGCCGCCGGCTGCAAGACCCGCTTCCGCCGCGCCGAGGACAGCGTCGTCGGCGACGCACCGGAGGGCGACGCCGTCGTCGACGTGAACATCGGACTGCTGCCCGGCCGCACCGCCGAACTCAAACTGCGGCTCACCGAGGCCGTACTGGAACTGCTCACCCGGTACATCCAGCCGGCCGACGGGCTCACCGTCCACGCCTCGGCCGAGGTACGCGAACTCGACCCGTCCTACAGCAAGCGCTGAACCCGCCCGCCGGGCCCGCGCTGGGGCGGCACGGCGGCCATGTCCGGCAACAGGACCGCGAGCCGCCCCAGCAGGTCGCCGAAGGGGCCGTCCGCCGGCTCCTGGGCGAAGACCCGCAGCACGATCCGGGCCGTCTCCGCGTCGTACGCGGCACTCACGGCCGCCAGCGCCCCGAAGTCGTGCACCAGCCGCAACTCCAGCTCGGCACGCGGGACCCGCCGCCCGTCCAGCCACAGCAGGGCCGTCGCCTCGGCCAGCGACACCCAGGAGCGCACCACCAGTTCCAGCCGGGCGGGCGGCGACGCCACCTGGAGGTGGGCCAGGATCTGCTCGTAGGCGGCCTGCCGCACCCCGTCGACCATCGCGTCGGCCCGGGACGACCCGCCGGCCGGGCCGCCCCGCATCAACGCGGCGAACCCCGGCCCGTGTTCGTCGACGAAGTCGAAGAAGCGGCCCATCACCCGCAGCAGCCGCGTCCCCAGAGGCCCTTCGTGCGCCTCCAGGAAGCGTCCGGAGAGCTCGTCGGCCGCCCGGCCGAGCGCCGCCTCGTACAGACTCTGCTTCCCGGGGAAGTAGTGGTAGACCAGCGGACGCGAGATCCCGGCCGCGGCCGCGATCTCGTCGATCGACACCTCGTCGGGGGAGCGGCGGCCGAACAGCTCCAGGGCGACACCGATCAACTGGGCCCTGCGCTCGTCGACACCCATCCTGCGCCGCACCCCGGTCGTCATGCCCCCAGCCTATCGGGGCCCCCGCCCCACCGGCCGGGCCGGGAGAGCCGGGGGCAGGGCCGGGGGAGCCGGGGGCCGGGCAGGGAGAGCCGAGGGCCGGACCAGGGCACCCGGCACCGGAGTTCACCGCAGAGCACGCACCCGGCCACCGCCCGCCAGGAACCCGTCGAGCCGCACCCGGTCACCCGCCCGCGCCGGAAGCGCCAGCAACCGCCCCCGGGCACGCCCCTGGACGCCCCCCGCCGCCGACACCGCGGTGAACTGCCGCGAACCGGCGGCC
This DNA window, taken from Streptomyces nitrosporeus, encodes the following:
- a CDS encoding 5-carboxymethyl-2-hydroxymuconate Delta-isomerase, which produces MPQITVDYSAGLHDSFDRRGFALALHPLIAETVSTKAAGCKTRFRRAEDSVVGDAPEGDAVVDVNIGLLPGRTAELKLRLTEAVLELLTRYIQPADGLTVHASAEVRELDPSYSKR
- a CDS encoding TetR/AcrR family transcriptional regulator, which translates into the protein MTTGVRRRMGVDERRAQLIGVALELFGRRSPDEVSIDEIAAAAGISRPLVYHYFPGKQSLYEAALGRAADELSGRFLEAHEGPLGTRLLRVMGRFFDFVDEHGPGFAALMRGGPAGGSSRADAMVDGVRQAAYEQILAHLQVASPPARLELVVRSWVSLAEATALLWLDGRRVPRAELELRLVHDFGALAAVSAAYDAETARIVLRVFAQEPADGPFGDLLGRLAVLLPDMAAVPPQRGPGGRVQRLL